The Lysobacter capsici genome has a segment encoding these proteins:
- a CDS encoding restriction endonuclease — protein sequence MSSFSLWSAAAVALTIGLASTAYLWSYRRHRTEVSTGIAGLSKMRWREFARLIVEALRERGFEAESVEESLARGTQAELRLLRAGKPWLLACKLGDADYKVSAATVAELADAVRFNGAAGGLLVTTGRFDSHSERVADGLDLYSGETLWELVEPQLPASTRHEVIAAAQKRSIQTIVAAWAGAIALALIVGFVVPLLSSRAPAEPVPAATHTAPATPNDTAPTRAPVNPTAAAPAPAPAPAPTAPPAVEPAAPAANTGETVPAATPAPTTATPANAASGNPSADRAHVIRAIATLDGVERALWSTPSNLLIYRLTEASKQDVDRICQVLDGYPELRSSRVQLQPPPGSTTRVRFFQCRAY from the coding sequence ATGTCGAGTTTCTCCCTGTGGTCCGCCGCCGCCGTCGCACTGACGATCGGCCTGGCGTCCACCGCCTACCTTTGGTCGTATCGCCGCCATCGCACTGAGGTCAGCACCGGCATCGCCGGTCTGTCCAAGATGCGCTGGCGCGAATTCGCGCGCCTGATCGTCGAGGCCTTGCGCGAACGCGGTTTCGAGGCCGAATCGGTGGAGGAATCGCTGGCCCGCGGCACCCAGGCCGAGCTGCGCCTGCTACGCGCCGGCAAGCCCTGGCTGCTGGCCTGCAAGCTCGGCGACGCGGATTACAAAGTCTCCGCCGCGACCGTGGCCGAACTGGCCGACGCGGTGCGCTTCAACGGCGCCGCCGGCGGCCTGCTGGTCACCACCGGCCGGTTCGACAGCCACTCCGAACGCGTCGCCGACGGCCTGGACCTGTACAGCGGCGAGACGCTGTGGGAACTGGTCGAACCGCAGTTGCCGGCCTCGACCCGGCACGAAGTCATCGCCGCCGCGCAGAAGCGCAGCATCCAGACCATCGTCGCGGCATGGGCCGGGGCGATCGCGCTGGCCCTGATCGTGGGCTTCGTGGTGCCGCTGCTGAGCTCACGCGCTCCGGCCGAACCAGTACCGGCCGCGACTCACACGGCTCCGGCCACGCCCAACGACACCGCGCCGACTCGCGCACCGGTGAATCCGACAGCTGCGGCGCCGGCGCCGGCGCCCGCGCCTGCACCCACTGCGCCCCCCGCCGTCGAACCCGCCGCGCCCGCGGCCAATACCGGCGAGACCGTTCCAGCCGCGACTCCGGCGCCCACCACAGCGACGCCGGCAAACGCCGCATCGGGCAATCCTTCCGCCGATCGCGCTCATGTCATCCGCGCCATCGCGACCCTGGACGGGGTCGAACGCGCGCTGTGGTCGACGCCGTCGAATCTGCTGATCTATCGCTTGACCGAGGCCAGCAAACAGGACGTCGACCGTATCTGCCAGGTGCTCGACGGCTATCCGGAATTACGCTCCTCGCGCGTGCAGCTGCAGCCGCCGCCGGGCAGCACGACGCGGGTGCGGTTCTTCCAGTGTCGGGCGTACTAA
- a CDS encoding phasin family protein produces the protein MAAKFKKTAKKTSGKTSNTAGKGSAQEQAERLSKTLSESAQQIWLAGVGAFGRAQAEGTKLFEGLVKEGLNLEQTARKFTGGQASVLRDAVESKVGQARERATDTWDRLEKVFEERVQRALVKLGVPGRDDLAGLSDRVDALTAELRRQGGAPAARKAAKAPAAKAPAKKAAAPRKAAAKSAAKPAKAARKSIARPKPPVAP, from the coding sequence ATGGCCGCCAAGTTCAAGAAGACCGCGAAGAAGACTTCCGGCAAGACCAGCAACACCGCCGGCAAGGGCAGCGCGCAGGAACAGGCCGAGCGCCTGTCCAAGACGCTGAGCGAGTCCGCGCAGCAGATCTGGCTGGCCGGCGTCGGCGCGTTCGGTCGCGCCCAGGCCGAGGGCACCAAGCTGTTCGAAGGCCTGGTCAAGGAAGGTCTCAACCTCGAGCAGACCGCGCGCAAGTTCACCGGCGGCCAGGCCAGCGTGTTGCGCGATGCGGTCGAGTCCAAGGTCGGCCAGGCGCGCGAACGCGCCACCGACACCTGGGACCGTCTGGAAAAGGTGTTCGAAGAACGCGTCCAGCGCGCGCTGGTCAAGCTCGGCGTGCCGGGCCGCGACGATCTGGCCGGCCTGAGCGATCGCGTCGATGCGCTGACCGCCGAGCTGCGTCGCCAGGGCGGCGCCCCGGCCGCGCGCAAGGCCGCCAAGGCACCGGCAGCGAAGGCACCGGCCAAGAAGGCCGCCGCGCCGCGCAAGGCCGCGGCCAAGTCGGCCGCCAAGCCGGCCAAGGCCGCGCGCAAGTCGATCGCGCGTCCCAAGCCGCCGGTCGCACCGTAA
- a CDS encoding patatin-like phospholipase family protein, producing the protein MLSLHAAQHRANRKRTANGSSHPTASETGKYKAGASKTGTSKASAAKVAAPSAKPRIGLAIAGGGPIGGMYELGALRALDEAIEGLDLTRLDCYVGVSSGAFLAAGLANRMDTAEMCRIFVTGDSADVEFRPETFMRPAFLEYIKRAASFPRLATEWWRELLFSPLEARWSDLITRFGGLIPNGLFDNAQVELFLREVFTRRGRSNDFRELDADLYVVAVDIDSGDAVRFGGDNWNDVPISQAVQASAALPGLYPPVQIRGRHFVDGALRRTMHASVVLERGIDLLIGINPLVPFNHAQGVPVAEDNSLAAGGLPAVLSQTFRTLLQSRMQVGLARYAQQYPDVDQLVFEPNAEDRELFFTNAFSFSARKRICEIAYRNTLADLRLRADTLGPMLAAHGLRLREDVLADTERSILDGIEPPQRDTETTARLRRALDDVDLLVAGNAGAARKARRA; encoded by the coding sequence ATGCTGTCACTTCATGCCGCCCAGCATCGGGCGAACCGCAAACGCACGGCCAACGGCTCCTCCCACCCGACAGCGTCCGAAACCGGCAAATACAAGGCCGGCGCGAGCAAAACCGGCACCTCCAAGGCGAGCGCCGCCAAGGTCGCGGCGCCCAGCGCCAAGCCGCGGATCGGCCTGGCCATCGCCGGCGGCGGCCCGATCGGCGGCATGTACGAACTTGGCGCCCTGCGCGCGCTAGACGAAGCCATCGAAGGCCTGGACCTGACCCGGCTGGATTGCTACGTCGGCGTCAGCAGCGGCGCGTTTCTCGCCGCCGGCCTGGCCAATCGCATGGACACCGCCGAGATGTGCCGGATCTTCGTCACCGGCGACAGCGCCGATGTCGAGTTCCGTCCCGAAACCTTCATGCGTCCGGCCTTCCTCGAATACATCAAGCGCGCGGCGAGCTTTCCACGCCTGGCCACCGAATGGTGGCGCGAGCTGCTGTTCTCGCCGCTGGAAGCGCGCTGGTCGGACCTGATCACCCGCTTCGGCGGGCTGATCCCCAACGGCCTGTTCGACAACGCCCAGGTCGAGCTGTTCCTGCGCGAAGTGTTCACCCGCCGCGGCCGCAGCAACGATTTCCGCGAACTCGACGCCGACCTGTACGTGGTCGCGGTCGACATCGACAGCGGCGACGCGGTGCGCTTCGGCGGCGACAACTGGAACGACGTGCCGATCTCGCAGGCGGTCCAGGCCAGCGCCGCGCTGCCCGGGCTGTACCCGCCGGTGCAGATCCGCGGCCGCCACTTCGTCGACGGCGCGCTGCGCCGGACCATGCACGCCTCGGTGGTGCTCGAACGCGGCATCGACCTGCTGATCGGGATCAATCCGCTGGTGCCGTTCAATCACGCCCAGGGCGTGCCGGTGGCCGAGGACAACAGCCTCGCCGCGGGCGGCCTGCCGGCGGTGCTGTCGCAGACCTTCCGCACCCTGCTGCAATCGCGCATGCAGGTCGGGCTGGCGCGTTACGCCCAGCAATACCCGGACGTCGACCAGTTGGTGTTCGAACCCAACGCCGAAGACCGCGAGCTGTTCTTCACCAACGCCTTCAGTTTCTCGGCGCGCAAGCGCATCTGCGAGATCGCCTACCGCAACACCCTGGCCGACCTGCGCCTGCGCGCGGACACGCTGGGGCCGATGCTGGCCGCGCACGGCCTGCGCCTGCGCGAGGACGTGCTGGCCGATACCGAGCGCTCGATCCTCGACGGGATCGAGCCGCCGCAGCGCGATACCGAGACCACGGCGCGGCTGCGGCGGGCGCTGGACGATGTGGATCTGCTGGTGGCCGGCAATGCCGGCGCCGCGCGCAAGGCGCGTCGGGCTTAG
- a CDS encoding FFLEELY motif protein has product MSRTTDLSQRLGCLLARHQALHDPRREPRNQLRWLPELRSWQARRLEASFDRFLRDPRRRPAAQFFLSDVYNDRDFSRRDADIAKVLPMMQRLLPGALLNTVADAIELGLLTHAFDLRISQCLHEIAPRRRKLDGRLYAQAYRACGLPRLRDHQIDLIARVGLGLGKALRMPGIMTLLKLSRGPAKAAGLSELQGFLERGFAAFSQLGDVREFIAEIEEDEREVARRLFEEDGDPFPHLE; this is encoded by the coding sequence ATGTCCAGAACGACCGACCTCAGCCAACGACTGGGCTGCCTGCTGGCCCGCCATCAGGCCCTGCACGACCCGCGCCGCGAGCCGCGCAACCAGTTGCGCTGGCTGCCGGAGCTGCGCAGTTGGCAGGCGCGGCGGCTGGAGGCCAGCTTCGACCGCTTCCTGCGCGACCCGCGCCGACGCCCGGCGGCGCAGTTCTTCCTCAGCGACGTCTATAACGACCGCGACTTCAGCCGTCGCGACGCCGACATCGCCAAGGTCCTGCCGATGATGCAGCGGCTGTTGCCGGGCGCGCTGCTGAACACCGTCGCCGACGCGATCGAGCTGGGCCTGCTGACCCACGCCTTCGACCTGCGCATCAGCCAGTGCCTGCACGAGATCGCGCCGCGCCGGCGCAAGCTCGACGGCCGCCTGTACGCGCAGGCCTATCGCGCCTGCGGCCTGCCGCGGCTGCGCGACCATCAGATCGACCTGATCGCCCGGGTCGGCCTGGGCCTGGGCAAGGCGCTGCGGATGCCGGGCATCATGACCTTGCTCAAACTCTCGCGCGGCCCGGCCAAGGCCGCGGGCCTGTCGGAACTGCAGGGGTTCCTGGAGCGCGGCTTCGCCGCGTTCTCGCAACTGGGCGACGTGCGCGAGTTCATCGCCGAGATCGAAGAAGACGAGCGCGAGGTGGCGCGGCGCTTGTTCGAGGAGGATGGCGATCCGTTTCCGCATTTGGAGTGA
- a CDS encoding polyhydroxyalkanoic acid system family protein → MSSIDIQHPHSLAPAKARKAVEEVAKKLAERFDVEYGWVGDTLNFSRSGVDGKIALQPNQLHVSAQLGFLLGALKGPIESEIRRVLEERFK, encoded by the coding sequence ATGTCCAGTATCGATATCCAACACCCGCACTCGCTGGCTCCGGCCAAGGCCCGCAAGGCCGTCGAAGAAGTCGCCAAGAAGCTCGCCGAACGTTTCGACGTCGAATACGGCTGGGTCGGCGACACCCTCAATTTCAGCCGCAGCGGCGTCGACGGCAAGATCGCGCTGCAGCCCAATCAACTGCATGTGTCGGCCCAGTTGGGCTTTTTGCTCGGCGCTCTGAAGGGGCCGATCGAGTCGGAGATCCGGCGGGTGCTGGAGGAGCGGTTCAAGTAA
- a CDS encoding FHA domain-containing protein translates to MSALKLRYPNREHADLPLKPGVHAIGRDPAGRTVLVEDAGAAIAQFSVDRRGVWLQVREGLRGLHVNGRPVKRMAMLRPGDAIFLDGVELLLVSDKPEAAPPFGVEIPADSRMVVRGVGGIHHGRCYTLEQPRVIGRAGDCDIRINEPAFADRHARLEAHADGVVLRDVGSVDGSVVNGQPVRHALLKPGDQLLLDGQHRFVIEAPTRQFSAAEALQAQLAQEAAANEDRPPPPSALPASVRRMPWLLLAAVVMAGLLGLLLLYGVR, encoded by the coding sequence GTGAGCGCACTCAAACTTCGATATCCCAACCGCGAACATGCCGACCTGCCGCTGAAACCCGGCGTGCATGCGATCGGCCGCGATCCCGCCGGCCGCACCGTCCTGGTCGAGGACGCCGGCGCGGCGATCGCACAGTTCAGCGTCGACCGGCGCGGCGTGTGGCTGCAGGTGCGCGAAGGCCTGCGCGGGCTGCACGTCAACGGCCGGCCGGTGAAGCGCATGGCGATGCTGCGGCCGGGCGATGCGATCTTTCTCGACGGGGTCGAGCTGCTGCTGGTCTCGGACAAGCCCGAAGCGGCGCCGCCGTTCGGGGTCGAGATTCCGGCCGATTCGCGCATGGTCGTGCGCGGCGTCGGCGGCATCCACCATGGCCGCTGCTACACCCTGGAGCAGCCGCGGGTGATCGGCCGCGCCGGCGACTGCGATATCCGCATCAACGAGCCGGCCTTCGCCGACCGCCACGCCCGCCTGGAGGCGCATGCCGACGGCGTGGTGCTGCGCGACGTGGGCTCGGTCGACGGCAGCGTGGTCAACGGCCAGCCGGTGCGGCATGCCTTGCTCAAGCCGGGCGATCAGTTGCTGCTCGACGGCCAGCACCGGTTCGTGATCGAAGCGCCGACCCGCCAGTTCAGCGCGGCCGAGGCCTTGCAGGCGCAACTGGCCCAGGAAGCGGCCGCGAACGAAGACCGTCCGCCGCCGCCGTCGGCCCTGCCGGCGTCGGTGCGGCGCATGCCATGGTTGCTGCTTGCGGCGGTGGTGATGGCGGGGTTGCTCGGGTTGTTGCTGTTGTACGGCGTGCGTTGA
- the msrQ gene encoding protein-methionine-sulfoxide reductase heme-binding subunit MsrQ, translated as MIAAKVAVHALALTPAAILAWQIREEFLTGSGGLGADPIAEIEHRLGLWALRLLLITLAITPLRQLSGQAVLLRFRRMLGLYAFFYASAHLAAYLLLDLKGYWTQIFEEIAKRPYITVGFLAWLLLIPLALTSTQGMMRRLGRLWGKLHRLIYAIAVLAVLHFWWLVKSDIREPLLYAAILAALLAWRLYKRVADTRNRAHPAAARSPKPL; from the coding sequence GTGATCGCCGCCAAGGTCGCGGTGCACGCGCTGGCGCTGACGCCCGCGGCGATCCTGGCCTGGCAGATCCGCGAGGAGTTCCTCACCGGCAGCGGCGGCCTGGGCGCCGATCCGATCGCCGAGATCGAGCATCGCCTGGGGCTGTGGGCGCTGCGCCTGCTGCTGATCACCCTGGCGATCACCCCGCTGCGCCAGCTGAGCGGCCAGGCCGTGCTGCTGCGGTTCCGGCGCATGCTGGGGCTGTATGCGTTCTTCTATGCCAGCGCGCATCTGGCCGCGTACCTGCTGCTCGACCTCAAGGGTTATTGGACCCAGATCTTCGAAGAGATCGCCAAGCGGCCGTACATCACCGTGGGTTTCCTGGCGTGGCTGCTGCTGATCCCGCTGGCGCTGACCTCGACCCAGGGCATGATGCGTCGGCTCGGCCGGCTCTGGGGCAAGCTGCATCGGCTGATCTATGCGATCGCGGTGCTGGCGGTGCTGCACTTCTGGTGGCTGGTGAAATCGGACATCCGCGAGCCGCTGCTGTATGCGGCGATTCTGGCGGCGTTGTTGGCCTGGCGGCTGTACAAGCGAGTGGCCGACACACGAAACCGCGCCCATCCAGCCGCCGCGCGCTCGCCGAAGCCCCTGTAG
- the msrP gene encoding protein-methionine-sulfoxide reductase catalytic subunit MsrP gives MSLRQVLNIPASEITDEAVYRDRRRLLTALALAPALGLSGCAEAEAPPPPAAKPVSPEQAKAGFRTDEVLTRFEDITSYNNFYEFGTDKGDPSAAAKTLRTSPWTVAVGGACAKPGKLSLEDLIKGLTPQERIYRLRCVEGWSMVIPWLGVPLADVLKRFEPTSKAKYVAFTTLADRKQMPGIAYDSIDWPYREGLRIDEAMHPLTLLATGLYGKSLPQQNGAPLRLVVPWKYGFKSIKSIIAITFVEKMPVTSWNQLQPSEYGFFSNVNPNVDHPRWSQKTERRIAGTGSKLFADRIATRLYNGYADQVAGLYTGMNLKTWF, from the coding sequence ATGTCGTTGCGCCAAGTGCTGAATATCCCCGCTTCCGAAATCACCGACGAGGCGGTCTACCGCGACCGGCGCCGCCTGCTGACCGCGCTGGCCCTGGCCCCGGCGCTGGGCCTGTCCGGCTGCGCCGAGGCCGAGGCCCCGCCGCCGCCGGCCGCCAAGCCGGTCAGCCCCGAGCAGGCCAAGGCCGGATTCCGCACCGACGAAGTGCTCACGCGCTTCGAGGACATCACCAGCTACAACAACTTCTACGAGTTCGGCACCGACAAGGGCGACCCCTCGGCCGCGGCCAAGACCCTGCGCACCAGCCCGTGGACGGTCGCGGTCGGCGGCGCTTGCGCCAAGCCGGGCAAACTGTCGCTGGAGGATCTGATCAAGGGCCTGACCCCGCAGGAGCGCATCTACCGGCTGCGCTGCGTGGAGGGCTGGTCGATGGTGATCCCGTGGCTGGGCGTGCCGCTGGCCGACGTGCTCAAGCGCTTCGAGCCCACGTCCAAGGCCAAGTACGTCGCCTTCACCACCCTGGCCGACCGCAAGCAGATGCCCGGCATCGCCTACGACTCGATCGACTGGCCCTACCGCGAGGGCCTGCGCATCGACGAGGCCATGCACCCGCTGACCCTGCTCGCCACCGGCCTGTACGGCAAATCGCTGCCGCAGCAGAACGGCGCGCCATTGCGGCTGGTGGTGCCGTGGAAATACGGCTTCAAGAGCATCAAGTCGATCATCGCGATCACCTTCGTGGAAAAAATGCCGGTGACCAGTTGGAACCAGCTGCAGCCCAGCGAATATGGCTTCTTCTCCAACGTGAACCCCAACGTCGACCACCCGCGCTGGAGCCAGAAGACCGAGCGCCGCATCGCCGGCACCGGCAGCAAGCTGTTCGCCGACCGCATCGCGACCCGGCTGTACAACGGCTACGCCGATCAGGTCGCCGGGCTGTACACCGGCATGAACCTCAAGACCTGGTTCTGA
- the serC gene encoding 3-phosphoserine/phosphohydroxythreonine transaminase: MSRAFNFSAGPATLPESVLLQAQSELLEWNNAGASIVELSHRGPEFIQVAAEAERNLRTLMSIPDDYAVLFLQGGATAQQALIALNFADPGQTVDYVVSGHWGKTALKQVKPYVNANVAANGEPGGFRDIPARDTWNLSKDAAYVHYTANETIHGVEFRDIPDTGDVPLVADFSSSIVSEPLDVSKFGVIYAGAQKNLGPVGVSVVIVKRELLERAGQPRAEIFDYRAHVKGESMLNTPPTYNWYLAGLVFKWMLAEGGVEEFAKRNARKSALLYGVIDNSGGFYRNEVVVGARSRMNVPFFLKDEALDKPFLKEAEAAGLISLKGHRALGGMRASIYNAMPEAGVQALASFMQDFQQRHG, from the coding sequence ATGTCCCGCGCCTTCAACTTTAGTGCCGGTCCCGCGACCCTGCCCGAATCGGTCTTGCTGCAGGCGCAGTCGGAACTGTTGGAGTGGAACAATGCCGGGGCCTCGATCGTCGAACTCAGCCACCGCGGCCCGGAGTTCATCCAGGTCGCCGCCGAGGCCGAGCGCAACCTGCGCACGCTGATGTCGATCCCGGACGATTACGCGGTGCTGTTCCTGCAGGGCGGCGCGACCGCGCAGCAGGCGCTGATCGCGCTGAACTTCGCCGACCCGGGCCAGACCGTCGACTACGTGGTCAGCGGCCACTGGGGCAAGACCGCATTGAAGCAGGTCAAGCCTTACGTCAACGCGAACGTGGCCGCCAACGGCGAGCCGGGCGGCTTCCGCGACATTCCCGCGCGCGACACCTGGAATCTGTCCAAGGACGCGGCCTATGTCCACTACACCGCCAACGAGACCATCCACGGCGTCGAGTTCCGCGACATTCCCGACACCGGCGACGTTCCGCTCGTCGCCGACTTCAGTTCCTCGATCGTGTCCGAGCCGCTGGACGTGTCCAAGTTCGGCGTGATCTATGCCGGCGCGCAGAAGAACCTCGGCCCGGTCGGCGTCAGCGTGGTCATCGTCAAGCGCGAACTGCTCGAACGCGCCGGTCAGCCGCGCGCGGAAATCTTCGACTACCGCGCCCACGTCAAGGGCGAGTCGATGCTCAATACGCCGCCGACCTACAACTGGTATCTGGCCGGCCTGGTGTTCAAGTGGATGCTGGCCGAAGGCGGCGTCGAGGAATTCGCCAAGCGCAACGCGCGCAAGTCGGCGCTGCTGTACGGCGTGATCGACAACTCCGGCGGCTTCTATCGCAACGAAGTCGTGGTGGGCGCGCGTTCGCGCATGAACGTGCCGTTCTTCCTCAAGGACGAAGCGCTCGACAAGCCCTTCCTCAAGGAAGCCGAAGCGGCCGGGCTGATCTCGCTCAAGGGCCATCGCGCGCTGGGCGGCATGCGCGCTTCGATCTACAACGCGATGCCGGAAGCCGGCGTGCAGGCGTTGGCGTCCTTCATGCAAGACTTCCAACAACGGCACGGTTGA
- the pheA gene encoding prephenate dehydratase, producing MASKDTKKPAKPGKQKSVAAAKSASDKKAAGKSKAAKPEDAAPVAAGPDLATLRERIDGIDLHIQQLIGERAQFANQVGKAKGKLAAAVDYYRPEREAQVLRRVVDRNDGPLHDEVLVRLFREIMSACLAQQEPLKIGFLGPEGTHSQQAVFKHFGHSIHGLPLASIEEVFQEVEAGNADFGVVPVENSTQGTIQSTLDMFLTSKLKISGEVELRVHQHLLSRSGRIEDIERVYSHPQSFAQCKAWLREYLPKAEKIAVSSNAEAARRARNADDAAAIAGASAGNVYGLRTVAGPIEDRPDNTTRFLVIGRELFTPSGNDRTSLLIFIKDEPGALYNVLSPFAKRGLSMNRIESRPGHTGRWQYAFFVDIGGHVQEPAMREALDELQDLAHEVKVLGSYPVAIA from the coding sequence ATGGCCAGCAAAGATACGAAGAAGCCGGCCAAGCCCGGCAAGCAGAAATCCGTCGCCGCTGCGAAGAGCGCGAGCGACAAGAAGGCCGCCGGCAAATCCAAGGCCGCCAAGCCCGAGGACGCCGCGCCCGTCGCGGCCGGTCCCGACCTGGCCACCTTGCGCGAACGCATCGACGGCATCGACCTGCATATCCAGCAGTTGATCGGCGAGCGCGCGCAGTTCGCCAATCAGGTCGGCAAGGCCAAGGGCAAGCTCGCCGCGGCGGTGGATTACTACCGTCCCGAACGCGAAGCGCAGGTGCTGCGCCGGGTGGTCGACCGCAACGACGGCCCGCTGCACGACGAAGTGCTGGTGCGGCTGTTCCGCGAAATCATGTCGGCCTGCCTGGCCCAGCAGGAGCCGCTGAAGATCGGCTTCCTCGGCCCGGAAGGCACGCATTCGCAGCAGGCCGTGTTCAAGCACTTCGGCCATTCGATCCACGGCCTGCCGCTGGCGAGCATCGAGGAAGTCTTCCAGGAAGTCGAAGCCGGCAACGCCGATTTCGGCGTGGTGCCGGTCGAGAATTCGACCCAGGGCACGATCCAGTCCACGCTCGACATGTTCCTGACCTCCAAGCTCAAGATCAGCGGCGAAGTCGAACTGCGCGTGCATCAGCACCTGCTGTCGCGTAGCGGCCGGATCGAGGACATCGAGCGGGTCTATTCGCATCCGCAATCGTTCGCCCAATGCAAGGCGTGGCTGCGCGAATACCTGCCGAAGGCCGAGAAGATCGCGGTGTCGAGCAACGCCGAGGCGGCGCGCCGCGCGCGCAATGCCGACGACGCGGCGGCGATCGCCGGGGCCAGCGCGGGCAATGTTTACGGGCTGCGCACGGTCGCTGGGCCGATCGAGGATCGCCCCGACAATACGACACGATTCTTGGTGATCGGCCGCGAACTGTTCACGCCCTCGGGCAACGACCGCACCTCGCTGCTGATCTTCATCAAGGACGAGCCGGGCGCGCTGTACAACGTGCTGTCGCCGTTCGCCAAGCGCGGCCTGAGCATGAACCGGATCGAATCGCGTCCGGGCCACACCGGCCGCTGGCAGTACGCGTTCTTCGTCGATATCGGCGGCCACGTGCAGGAGCCGGCGATGCGCGAAGCGCTCGACGAGCTGCAGGACCTCGCGCATGAAGTGAAGGTGCTCGGCTCCTACCCGGTGGCGATCGCATGA
- the hisC gene encoding histidinol-phosphate transaminase, with protein sequence MSQAAAQSQQPASSSTPAFDEAWFAARAQPGVQRLKAYDPGHDLVALRRRFGEANLAELGSNENPYGPSPAARQAILESLHALHRYPDPLGADLKRALAARHGVNVAQLQLGNGSHELLMQLAQVFAGPGDEVVFSRYGFAVFALATQCAGATMRIVEALPRDAAMPCGHDLDAIAAAIGPQTRLVYLANPNNPTGTWFGREAMIAFLERVPPQVIVVMDEAYAEMADAPDYASAVSLLDRYRNLAVTRTFSKAYGLAGLRVGYLIAQPGLIAVMDRARESFNVNGPALAACEAALGDVAHLDWACARNAEQRSALADALTRRGLRVFPSQTNFVLVEFGARTSQIEAALVELGVILRPMGGYGLPDCLRISVGSPDESRRLLSALDQVLA encoded by the coding sequence ATGAGTCAGGCGGCCGCGCAATCGCAGCAACCGGCGTCGTCATCGACCCCGGCCTTCGACGAAGCCTGGTTCGCCGCGCGCGCGCAGCCGGGCGTGCAACGCCTGAAGGCTTACGACCCGGGTCACGATCTGGTCGCGTTACGGCGCCGTTTCGGCGAGGCGAATCTCGCCGAACTGGGCTCCAACGAAAACCCGTACGGCCCGTCGCCGGCCGCGCGTCAGGCGATCCTCGAATCGCTGCACGCGCTGCACCGTTATCCCGATCCGCTCGGCGCCGACCTCAAGCGCGCGCTGGCGGCGCGACATGGCGTGAACGTCGCGCAGCTGCAGCTCGGCAACGGTTCGCACGAACTGCTGATGCAACTGGCGCAGGTATTCGCCGGCCCCGGCGACGAGGTGGTGTTCTCGCGTTACGGTTTCGCCGTGTTCGCCCTGGCGACGCAATGCGCCGGCGCGACCATGCGCATCGTCGAGGCGCTGCCGCGCGATGCGGCGATGCCCTGCGGTCACGATCTCGATGCGATCGCCGCGGCGATCGGGCCGCAGACGCGCTTGGTGTATCTGGCCAATCCGAACAATCCCACCGGTACCTGGTTCGGCCGCGAGGCGATGATCGCGTTTCTCGAGCGCGTGCCGCCGCAAGTGATCGTGGTGATGGACGAAGCCTATGCGGAAATGGCCGATGCGCCCGATTACGCCAGCGCGGTGTCCTTGCTTGATCGCTATCGCAATCTCGCCGTCACCCGCACCTTCAGCAAGGCCTACGGGCTGGCCGGCTTGCGGGTCGGTTATCTGATCGCGCAGCCGGGTTTGATCGCGGTGATGGATCGCGCGCGCGAAAGCTTCAACGTCAACGGCCCGGCCTTGGCCGCGTGCGAGGCCGCGCTCGGCGACGTCGCGCATCTGGACTGGGCCTGCGCGCGCAACGCCGAGCAGCGTTCGGCCCTGGCCGATGCGCTGACGCGGCGCGGGCTGCGGGTGTTTCCGTCGCAGACCAATTTCGTGCTGGTCGAATTCGGCGCGCGTACGTCGCAGATCGAAGCGGCCCTGGTCGAACTCGGGGTGATCCTGCGGCCGATGGGCGGCTACGGTTTGCCCGATTGCCTACGCATCAGCGTCGGTTCGCCCGATGAGAGCCGTCGTCTGTTGAGCGCATTGGATCAGGTGTTGGCATGA